Proteins co-encoded in one Flavivirga eckloniae genomic window:
- the hemC gene encoding hydroxymethylbilane synthase, which translates to MSKVIRIGTRDSELALWQAKTVQQQLEHLGYQTKLVPVKSTGDLVLDKPLYELGITGIFTRTLDIAMLNHDIDIAVHSLKDVPTVLPKGIVQVAVLKRGNVNDTLVFKKNEEFLSAEKAVIATGSLRRKAQWLNRYPTHTIEDLRGNVNSRLQKLQDNDHWNAAIFAAAGIGRIGIRPDESINLDWMIPAPAQGAIMITALEEDEFIKTACAQLNHEETEICTTIERKFLNRLEGGCTAPIGALARIKNEEIHFKGVLLSKDGSKKIEVTKTEKLGKHEYIAGFCADYIIERGGKRLMDDIKHTNHPTNVVSTKSLTEDQRLLFHQKVAAKSDDFIKISLNRIRPQLLRSEIENVIITSKNAVEALITNYSATELQFKNIYCVGRRTKKLIENRIGKVKHVEKNAKKLAEYLVEYLEGTEVTYFCSDIRLDALPTILADNNIKVNEIEAYQTKFDGHKIEESVEAVMFYSPSTVQSFVKKNNAEVIAFCIGDTTAKEAKKHFEDVRVAKVPTVESVIELVNEHYV; encoded by the coding sequence ATGTCTAAAGTTATTAGAATTGGCACACGCGATAGCGAATTAGCGCTATGGCAAGCTAAAACCGTACAACAACAACTCGAACATTTAGGATATCAGACAAAACTCGTTCCTGTAAAATCTACCGGCGATTTGGTTTTAGATAAACCATTATACGAACTAGGTATTACCGGTATTTTTACGCGTACACTCGATATTGCCATGTTAAATCATGATATCGATATTGCCGTACACTCGTTAAAGGATGTTCCAACGGTTTTGCCAAAAGGCATTGTACAAGTAGCCGTTTTAAAACGAGGAAACGTAAACGATACGTTAGTTTTTAAAAAGAATGAAGAGTTTTTAAGCGCCGAAAAAGCCGTAATAGCAACAGGCAGCTTAAGACGAAAAGCACAATGGTTAAACCGATATCCAACCCATACCATTGAAGATTTACGTGGCAATGTAAATTCGCGTTTACAAAAACTTCAAGATAACGACCATTGGAATGCTGCTATTTTTGCTGCTGCCGGTATAGGGCGTATTGGAATAAGACCAGATGAATCTATTAACTTAGATTGGATGATTCCTGCGCCAGCACAAGGTGCCATCATGATTACTGCTCTAGAGGAGGATGAGTTTATAAAAACCGCCTGTGCTCAACTAAATCATGAGGAAACTGAAATTTGCACCACTATTGAGCGTAAATTTTTAAACCGACTAGAAGGTGGTTGCACTGCACCTATTGGGGCTTTAGCCCGCATAAAAAATGAAGAAATACATTTTAAAGGCGTGCTTTTAAGTAAAGATGGTTCTAAAAAAATAGAAGTTACCAAAACCGAAAAATTAGGTAAACACGAATATATAGCGGGTTTTTGTGCCGACTATATTATCGAACGAGGCGGCAAACGTTTAATGGATGATATTAAACACACAAACCACCCAACAAATGTAGTTTCTACTAAGTCCTTAACCGAAGACCAACGTTTATTGTTTCACCAGAAAGTAGCAGCAAAAAGTGATGACTTTATAAAAATAAGTTTGAATCGTATTCGTCCGCAACTTTTAAGGTCTGAAATTGAAAATGTTATTATTACAAGCAAAAATGCCGTTGAAGCTTTAATAACAAACTATTCGGCTACCGAATTACAATTCAAGAATATTTACTGTGTAGGGAGACGAACAAAAAAACTTATTGAAAACAGAATTGGCAAGGTAAAGCATGTTGAAAAAAATGCTAAGAAGCTGGCAGAGTATTTAGTGGAGTATCTGGAAGGAACCGAAGTCACTTATTTTTGCAGCGATATACGACTAGATGCGCTACCAACCATTTTGGCCGATAACAATATAAAAGTTAACGAAATAGAAGCCTACCAAACCAAATTTGACGGTCACAAAATTGAGGAATCTGTAGAAGCCGTAATGTTTTACAGCCCATCTACCGTACAAAGTTTTGTAAAAAAGAATAATGCAGAAGTTATTGCCTTTTGTATTGGGGATACCACCGCAAAAGAAGCAAAAAAACACTTTGAAGATGTTAGAGTGGCAAAAGTGCCAACTGTTGAAAGTGTGATTGAGTTGGTTAATGAGCATTATGTTTAA
- the hemE gene encoding uroporphyrinogen decarboxylase: MSIKNDLFLRALKGETVDRPPVWMMRQAGRYLPEFIAIREKYDFFTRCRTPELASEITVQPIRRYGMDAAILFSDILVIPQAMNIEVQMKPNFGPYLPNPVRTQKDVDHVVVPDVTVELDYVYQAIKATKKLLNDEIPLIGFAGSPWTILCYCVQGQGSKTFDKAKEFCFTNPIAAHQLLQKITDTTIAYLKEKVKAGVNAVQVFDSWGGMLSPVDYQEFSWQYINQIIEALKDDAPVIAFGKGCWFALGDMAKSNASALGVDWTCSPRNARYLTGGNITLQGNFDPSRLLSPPSEIKKMVHQMINEFGKDKYIVNLGHGILPNIPLDHAKAFIDAVKEYSPS, encoded by the coding sequence ATGAGTATAAAGAACGATTTATTTTTAAGAGCATTAAAAGGAGAAACCGTTGATCGTCCACCAGTTTGGATGATGCGTCAAGCAGGGCGTTATCTTCCAGAATTTATCGCTATTCGCGAGAAATACGATTTCTTTACCCGTTGTAGAACTCCAGAATTAGCCAGTGAAATTACCGTGCAACCTATTCGTCGTTATGGTATGGATGCCGCTATTTTGTTCAGTGATATTTTGGTCATCCCGCAGGCTATGAATATTGAGGTGCAAATGAAACCTAATTTTGGACCATATTTACCAAATCCTGTACGCACTCAAAAAGATGTTGATCATGTTGTCGTTCCAGATGTAACAGTAGAGCTCGACTATGTATACCAAGCTATTAAAGCCACTAAAAAATTACTAAATGACGAGATTCCTTTAATTGGATTTGCCGGTTCGCCATGGACTATTTTATGCTATTGTGTACAAGGCCAAGGAAGTAAAACGTTCGATAAAGCCAAAGAATTTTGTTTTACAAACCCCATTGCTGCGCACCAATTACTTCAAAAAATAACCGATACAACCATAGCTTACCTAAAAGAAAAAGTAAAAGCTGGTGTTAATGCCGTACAAGTGTTCGATTCTTGGGGAGGCATGTTATCTCCAGTAGATTACCAAGAGTTCTCATGGCAATATATCAATCAAATTATTGAAGCTTTAAAAGATGATGCTCCAGTAATTGCATTTGGTAAAGGCTGTTGGTTTGCCCTTGGCGATATGGCAAAAAGTAACGCCTCTGCGTTAGGTGTAGACTGGACGTGTTCACCAAGAAATGCACGTTATTTAACAGGCGGCAACATTACACTTCAAGGTAATTTCGATCCATCTCGCTTATTGTCGCCACCTTCTGAAATAAAGAAAATGGTACACCAAATGATTAACGAATTTGGCAAAGACAAATACATCGTAAACCTGGGCCATGGTATTTTACCTAATATTCCGTTAGATCATGCCAAGGCATTTATTGATGCTGTAAAAGAATATAGCCCTTCTTAA
- a CDS encoding EI24 domain-containing protein — protein MIKNIILGIKAYFGAFNLISKLNLWKYFAIPMLISFITAIIIFTTAYGLSDNLGAFISKIWIWEWGKETFTTISSFIGGLFIIVIGLILFKHIIMALSAPFMSPVSEKIENHLTGNVQFTHRNTTFLQQLWRGIRINGRNLLMELVITVPLLLLKFIPVVNIFSAILLFAVQAYYAGFGNLDYTLERHFKYQESTAFVRKNRGLAIGNGVIFLLFLLIPIVGVILVLPLSVTAATTRTVEVLQLKNSPKNA, from the coding sequence ATGATTAAAAACATAATATTAGGAATCAAGGCATATTTCGGAGCGTTTAACTTAATTTCTAAACTAAATCTCTGGAAATACTTCGCCATTCCAATGCTTATTAGCTTTATAACAGCTATCATTATTTTTACAACAGCTTACGGACTGTCTGATAATCTTGGAGCATTTATTTCAAAAATCTGGATTTGGGAATGGGGAAAAGAAACCTTTACAACAATAAGTTCCTTTATTGGGGGGCTTTTCATTATCGTTATCGGATTAATCCTTTTCAAACACATCATTATGGCATTATCGGCGCCATTTATGAGTCCAGTATCCGAAAAAATAGAAAATCATTTAACAGGAAATGTTCAATTCACGCATAGAAATACAACGTTTTTACAACAGCTATGGCGTGGGATACGAATTAACGGAAGAAACTTACTCATGGAGTTGGTAATAACCGTTCCATTGTTACTATTAAAATTTATTCCTGTTGTAAATATATTTTCGGCTATACTGCTCTTTGCTGTCCAAGCATACTACGCTGGTTTCGGTAATTTAGATTACACTCTGGAACGTCATTTTAAATACCAAGAAAGCACTGCCTTTGTTAGAAAAAATCGTGGTTTAGCTATTGGAAATGGTGTTATTTTTCTCTTGTTCCTATTAATTCCCATTGTTGGTGTTATACTAGTATTACCTTTATCTGTAACAGCTGCTACCACAAGAACCGTAGAAGTTTTACAACTAAAAAACAGTCCTAAAAATGCTTAG
- a CDS encoding GNAT family N-acetyltransferase: MLSFNGYNIEPIQLKDAWNLCDFIVANEDRLKRYFPKTLKQNLTPDLSKYFVEKKVKQFGLKEELLFTIKENEPNTLVGLVYLKELDWNKKQGEFAYCIGYPFEEKGIMTKTIGKLSEYAFAQLGLETLQIIVHKDNIASVKVAEKCNFIWKRTLNNEYTPPGETPLNMELYELYREIE; this comes from the coding sequence ATGCTTAGCTTTAATGGTTACAATATAGAACCCATTCAATTAAAAGACGCTTGGAACTTATGCGATTTTATTGTTGCAAACGAAGATCGGTTAAAACGTTATTTTCCTAAAACGCTTAAGCAAAATTTAACCCCAGACTTATCTAAATATTTTGTAGAAAAAAAAGTCAAGCAATTTGGCTTAAAAGAAGAACTCTTATTTACTATTAAAGAAAATGAGCCAAATACATTAGTTGGTTTAGTTTATTTAAAAGAACTTGATTGGAATAAAAAACAAGGTGAGTTTGCCTATTGTATTGGCTATCCTTTTGAAGAAAAAGGAATTATGACCAAAACCATTGGCAAATTATCAGAATATGCTTTTGCTCAACTAGGTCTGGAAACACTTCAAATTATTGTTCATAAAGACAACATAGCTAGTGTAAAAGTTGCAGAAAAATGCAACTTTATCTGGAAAAGGACACTGAACAATGAGTATACACCACCTGGAGAAACTCCTTTAAATATGGAGTTATATGAATTATATCGTGAAATAGAATAA
- the hemF gene encoding oxygen-dependent coproporphyrinogen oxidase, with protein sequence MKSKFYQYIQDLQNTITSKLEAIDSKATFQEDIWKRPEGGGGRTRVIENGNVFEKGGVNISGVHGKLPESMQAYFKVGDVDFFACGLSLVLHPKNPMVPTVHANWRYFEMYDKQGEIIDSWFGGGQDLTPYYLFEEDAIHFHQICKTACDNHNPEFYPKYKARCDEYFYNAHRNEGRGIGGLFFDYCKTSETMTMESWYDFVTEVGDSFLEAYTPIVEKRKDLSYTEAQRNWQEIRRGRYVEFNLVHDKGTLFGLKTNGRIESILMSLPPHVQWVYDHQPETGSEEEKLIEVLKTPKNWI encoded by the coding sequence ATAAAGTCCAAATTCTACCAATACATACAAGATTTACAAAATACCATCACGTCTAAATTAGAAGCTATTGATAGCAAAGCAACGTTCCAAGAAGACATCTGGAAACGACCTGAAGGCGGCGGCGGACGTACCAGAGTTATCGAAAACGGAAATGTTTTTGAAAAAGGAGGTGTAAATATCTCTGGCGTTCATGGTAAACTTCCAGAATCGATGCAAGCGTATTTTAAGGTCGGTGATGTCGACTTTTTTGCTTGTGGATTGAGTTTGGTCTTACACCCTAAAAACCCAATGGTTCCAACAGTACATGCCAACTGGCGTTATTTCGAAATGTATGATAAACAGGGGGAAATTATTGATAGTTGGTTTGGTGGCGGACAAGACCTAACGCCTTATTATTTGTTTGAAGAAGATGCCATACATTTTCATCAAATCTGTAAAACCGCTTGTGATAACCACAACCCAGAATTTTACCCAAAATATAAAGCACGTTGCGACGAATATTTTTATAATGCACACCGTAACGAGGGCAGGGGGATTGGTGGTTTGTTTTTCGATTATTGTAAAACTTCAGAAACTATGACCATGGAAAGCTGGTATGACTTTGTAACCGAAGTTGGAGATAGTTTTTTAGAAGCTTACACACCAATAGTTGAAAAACGCAAAGATTTATCATACACAGAAGCCCAACGCAATTGGCAAGAAATTCGTCGCGGACGCTACGTTGAATTTAATTTAGTACATGATAAAGGCACCCTTTTTGGATTAAAAACAAATGGACGTATAGAAAGTATTTTAATGAGCCTACCCCCTCATGTACAATGGGTTTACGACCATCAACCTGAAACTGGAAGTGAAGAAGAAAAATTAATAGAGGTTTTAAAAACACCCAAAAATTGGATTTAA
- a CDS encoding DEAD/DEAH box helicase family protein has translation MRESLSGLKFNFPWRSYQANLLKSFNNHISDGHFHVIAPPGSGKTILGIEIIRRLGEKTLVLAPTLIIRNQWEDRLQSFFTKNEDYQSHSFNIKSPADITFATYQSLHAFYKTFEDKNNYYAFFKKHNIKTLVLDEAHHLKNEWWNCLIDLKNNNPFYVVALTATPPYDSEKAEISKYFMLCGEIDDEIAVPDLVKETDLCAHQDFVYFSKPEDLEINFIVDYRRNIADFKDTLLKDQTFISFIKQHRFFKKPEACLEELYANAEYFSAILIFLNACDVPVEMYKLEILGFNKGKAIVFPVLELEWLEVLFQNLLVDDREQLLENEPYLLSLEKELRRINVFEKRRVNFIGESLLYKSLSSSPSKLKSVVSIVSAEHENLGHDLRCVVLTDYIRKEFLDIDESKLQTINKIGVIPVFQHLRIRFSNKEALAVISGSMVIIHKSILEAFGRIENCDHFSFTPLKVDNEFLLVTSKKKTKNSIVSIITALFENGDVKVLIGTKSLLGEGWDAPSINSLILASFVGSFVSSNQMRGRAIRKDADKSNKTGNIWHLACVDSTVSNGGRDVDMLRRRFEAFAGISNSDQPYIENGFDRLQFPQQILEEDVEALNIQTLKQATNRNDTITKWDKAIIKGKRLTREVKFFHLGELSYKKQKQIYYFDAVRFFVAELSFAILLFYLEFILKSIHIVLNRGVVYFLYTFLAAFTVSFGYKLYKAIALYIRYGYLDRKVKKMGNTILSTLFELGFMTTDKNAVFVESMRVNNGDIVCNLVGGNPFENSLFSKALSELIEPITSPRYLIVKTSLFRRRLNIENFYPVPEVFGDKKANVLVFQKYWRSNLGQNKVFYTYRIEGRKLLLKARLFHINNAFKKVSKQGVVWK, from the coding sequence TTGAGGGAATCGTTAAGTGGTTTAAAATTTAATTTTCCGTGGAGAAGTTATCAGGCAAATCTTTTAAAAAGCTTTAATAATCATATCTCCGATGGTCATTTTCATGTAATAGCACCTCCCGGTTCTGGAAAAACAATTCTAGGTATTGAAATTATAAGACGACTAGGCGAAAAAACATTGGTTTTAGCACCTACCCTCATCATTCGAAATCAATGGGAAGATAGATTGCAATCTTTTTTCACTAAAAATGAAGATTATCAATCGCATTCTTTTAACATAAAATCGCCAGCAGATATAACTTTTGCAACTTATCAATCGTTGCATGCTTTTTATAAAACATTCGAGGACAAAAATAACTATTACGCTTTCTTTAAAAAACACAATATAAAAACACTTGTATTAGATGAGGCTCATCATTTAAAAAATGAATGGTGGAATTGTTTAATCGATTTAAAAAACAACAATCCTTTTTATGTAGTAGCATTAACAGCAACGCCTCCATATGATAGCGAAAAAGCAGAAATTTCGAAATATTTTATGCTTTGTGGGGAAATAGATGATGAAATTGCGGTTCCAGATTTGGTGAAAGAGACAGATTTATGTGCGCATCAGGATTTCGTTTATTTTTCTAAACCAGAGGATTTAGAAATAAATTTTATTGTTGATTACAGGCGAAATATAGCTGATTTTAAAGATACTTTGTTAAAAGACCAAACCTTTATTTCTTTCATTAAACAGCATCGGTTTTTTAAAAAACCTGAAGCTTGTTTGGAAGAACTTTATGCCAATGCTGAGTACTTTTCGGCGATTCTGATTTTTTTAAATGCTTGTGATGTGCCCGTTGAAATGTATAAATTAGAAATACTGGGTTTTAATAAAGGTAAAGCTATAGTCTTTCCAGTATTAGAATTGGAATGGTTAGAGGTTTTATTTCAAAATTTGTTAGTTGACGATAGGGAGCAATTGTTGGAAAACGAACCTTATCTTTTAAGTTTAGAAAAGGAATTAAGAAGGATAAATGTATTCGAAAAAAGAAGAGTAAATTTTATAGGTGAGAGTTTACTGTATAAATCGTTATCCAGTAGTCCGAGTAAGCTTAAAAGTGTTGTTAGTATTGTGTCTGCAGAACATGAGAACCTAGGTCATGATTTAAGGTGTGTTGTTTTAACAGATTATATTAGAAAAGAGTTTTTAGATATTGATGAAAGTAAGCTACAAACTATTAATAAAATAGGGGTTATTCCTGTATTTCAACATTTAAGAATACGGTTTTCGAATAAAGAAGCATTGGCCGTAATATCTGGAAGCATGGTTATCATCCATAAATCTATTTTAGAGGCTTTTGGCCGCATTGAGAACTGCGATCATTTTTCATTCACTCCATTAAAAGTAGATAATGAGTTTTTATTAGTTACCTCTAAAAAGAAGACAAAGAATTCTATAGTAAGTATTATTACAGCGCTTTTTGAAAATGGTGATGTTAAAGTTTTGATTGGTACGAAATCTTTACTAGGAGAAGGCTGGGATGCCCCATCAATTAATAGTTTGATTTTGGCATCGTTTGTTGGCTCGTTTGTATCGTCTAACCAAATGCGTGGACGAGCCATTAGAAAAGATGCAGATAAATCGAACAAAACAGGCAATATCTGGCATCTAGCATGTGTAGATAGTACAGTTTCTAACGGTGGTAGAGATGTTGATATGTTAAGACGAAGATTTGAAGCTTTCGCAGGTATTTCAAACAGTGATCAACCTTATATTGAAAACGGATTTGATCGTTTACAATTCCCTCAACAAATTTTAGAAGAAGATGTTGAAGCTTTAAATATTCAAACGCTTAAGCAGGCAACTAATAGAAATGATACAATTACAAAATGGGATAAGGCCATTATAAAAGGAAAGCGTTTAACAAGGGAAGTTAAGTTTTTTCATTTGGGAGAGCTCTCATATAAAAAGCAAAAACAGATCTATTATTTTGATGCTGTGCGGTTTTTTGTTGCAGAATTATCTTTTGCAATTTTATTGTTTTATCTCGAGTTTATTCTTAAGAGCATTCATATAGTTTTAAATCGGGGTGTTGTATACTTTCTATATACTTTTTTGGCTGCTTTTACAGTGTCGTTTGGTTATAAGTTATATAAAGCTATTGCGCTTTATATAAGATATGGTTACCTAGACAGAAAGGTGAAAAAGATGGGGAACACTATACTTAGTACCTTGTTCGAATTAGGGTTTATGACAACTGATAAAAATGCTGTGTTTGTAGAATCTATGCGGGTTAATAATGGCGATATTGTTTGTAATTTAGTTGGAGGAAATCCGTTCGAGAACTCATTATTTTCAAAGGCTTTGAGTGAGCTAATAGAACCTATAACATCACCAAGATATTTAATTGTAAAAACGAGTCTTTTTAGAAGACGTTTAAATATTGAGAATTTTTATCCTGTTCCGGAAGTTTTTGGAGATAAAAAAGCTAATGTATTGGTGTTTCAAAAGTATTGGCGCTCTAATTTAGGGCAAAATAAGGTTTTTTATACCTACCGTATTGAAGGGAGGAAGTTGTTGTTAAAAGCAAGATTATTTCATATTAACAATGCCTTTAAAAAAGTTTCCAAACAAGGGGTTGTTTGGAAATAG
- the hemB gene encoding porphobilinogen synthase has protein sequence MYPLRRNRRLRAGEAIRSIVRETIITPNDFLVPLFVVEGKGIKDEIPSMPNYFRYSLDLLEGEVKELWKLGLKSVLLFVKVPDNLKDNKGTEALNPNGLMQRAIKTVKNACPDMLVMTDVALDPYSAYGHDGIVENGQILNDETAEVLSEMSISHAKAGANFVAPSDMMDGRILSIREALEDEGFINTGIMSYSAKYASAFYGPFRDALDSAPVDQMDIPKDKKTYQMDYANRFEAIRETEMDIDEGADIVMVKPGLCYLDIVREIKNEVDVPVAVYQVSGEYAMLKAAAEKGWLEHDAVMMEQITAIKRAGGDIIASYFAKDVVRLLNS, from the coding sequence ATGTATCCATTAAGAAGAAATAGAAGACTTAGAGCTGGTGAAGCAATTCGCTCTATAGTTCGAGAAACCATTATTACTCCAAATGATTTTTTAGTGCCTTTATTTGTTGTAGAGGGCAAAGGTATTAAAGATGAGATTCCATCTATGCCTAACTACTTTCGTTACAGTTTGGATTTGCTTGAAGGCGAAGTAAAAGAGTTATGGAAATTGGGGTTAAAATCGGTGTTATTGTTTGTAAAAGTTCCAGACAACCTAAAAGACAATAAGGGTACAGAAGCCTTAAACCCAAATGGGCTCATGCAACGTGCTATTAAAACTGTAAAAAACGCCTGCCCTGATATGTTGGTTATGACTGATGTTGCATTAGATCCTTACTCGGCTTATGGTCATGATGGCATTGTTGAAAACGGACAGATTTTAAACGATGAAACTGCTGAAGTTTTAAGTGAAATGAGTATATCTCATGCTAAAGCCGGTGCTAATTTTGTAGCGCCAAGTGACATGATGGATGGTCGCATTCTATCTATTCGAGAAGCATTAGAAGATGAAGGCTTTATCAATACTGGTATTATGAGCTATTCGGCAAAATACGCTTCGGCATTTTACGGTCCATTTCGTGATGCATTAGATTCTGCACCTGTAGACCAAATGGATATTCCAAAAGACAAAAAAACCTATCAAATGGATTATGCTAATCGTTTTGAAGCTATTAGGGAAACCGAAATGGACATAGATGAAGGTGCAGATATTGTTATGGTGAAGCCCGGTTTATGTTATTTAGATATTGTACGAGAAATTAAAAATGAGGTTGATGTTCCTGTGGCGGTGTATCAAGTTTCTGGCGAATATGCCATGCTTAAAGCTGCTGCCGAAAAAGGTTGGCTAGAACACGATGCTGTTATGATGGAACAAATTACCGCTATTAAACGTGCTGGAGGAGATATTATAGCTAGTTACTTTGCCAAAGATGTTGTGAGGCTATTGAATTCTTAA
- a CDS encoding CNNM domain-containing protein, translating to MSALFFWATISIFFSFLCSILEAVLLSVTPTFINVKKQENKAYAKTLELLKKDVDKPLIAILTLNTIAHTLGAMMVGIEAEKLPYKLELFGINTVGIVSAIMTFLILVASEIIPKTIGATYWKSLANFTSKTLTILIFPLKWTGILWLLQLTTKLIGGKGHGSVLSREDFQAMTDIAHEEGVFQENESKIIKNLLTFKEVFAKDIMTPRTVMLAVDQNTTVEDFFNKNMNLRFSRIPIYSNNPDDIKGLVLKDEVFKEMALNHGDKKLSDLKRHIIIVNRNLPIPNLFEQLVESRNHMALVVDEYGSVSGLVTMEDVIETLLGLEIMDESDNVSDLQHLARKSWEARAKKLGILDDFKSEE from the coding sequence ATGAGTGCATTATTCTTTTGGGCAACAATTTCTATCTTTTTTTCTTTTTTATGCTCCATACTCGAAGCTGTTTTATTAAGTGTAACCCCAACATTTATAAATGTAAAAAAACAGGAAAACAAAGCTTACGCCAAAACCTTGGAACTACTTAAGAAGGACGTAGACAAACCACTAATTGCCATACTTACATTAAATACCATTGCGCACACGCTAGGAGCCATGATGGTAGGTATTGAAGCTGAAAAACTACCTTATAAACTAGAACTATTTGGTATTAATACAGTTGGCATCGTTTCGGCAATAATGACATTTCTTATTTTAGTAGCCTCCGAAATTATTCCAAAAACCATTGGAGCTACCTACTGGAAAAGCTTAGCTAATTTTACATCCAAGACCTTAACTATTTTAATTTTCCCTTTAAAATGGACAGGTATTTTGTGGTTACTTCAACTTACCACAAAACTAATTGGAGGTAAAGGCCATGGAAGTGTTTTAAGCCGTGAAGATTTTCAGGCCATGACAGATATAGCACACGAGGAAGGGGTATTTCAAGAAAACGAGAGCAAAATAATAAAGAACCTATTAACCTTTAAAGAAGTATTTGCAAAAGATATTATGACGCCCAGAACCGTTATGTTAGCAGTAGATCAAAACACAACGGTCGAGGATTTCTTTAATAAAAACATGAACCTTCGTTTTTCAAGAATTCCAATTTATTCAAACAATCCAGATGATATAAAAGGCCTAGTACTTAAAGACGAAGTTTTTAAAGAAATGGCATTAAATCACGGAGACAAAAAATTATCCGATTTAAAACGGCATATTATTATTGTTAACCGTAATTTACCTATACCTAATCTGTTTGAACAACTCGTTGAAAGTAGAAACCATATGGCCTTGGTTGTTGATGAGTATGGTTCTGTGAGTGGTTTGGTAACCATGGAAGATGTTATTGAAACGCTTTTAGGCCTAGAGATTATGGACGAAAGCGACAACGTTTCAGATCTTCAACATCTGGCACGCAAAAGTTGGGAAGCAAGAGCCAAAAAACTAGGCATTTTAGATGATTTTAAATCTGAAGAATAA
- a CDS encoding methylated-DNA--[protein]-cysteine S-methyltransferase yields METCIIQTPLGYSKIEGDADGIASVIVLNSQEKTTDVIPEVLEDCVHQLREYFEGKRKHFSLKLAPKGTEFQKKVWKQLEQIPYGKTLSYLELSKQLGDIKAIRAVANANGKNPLWIIVPCHRVIGSDGSLTGYAGGLHRKQWLLEHESPYKQQSLF; encoded by the coding sequence ATGGAAACTTGCATCATCCAAACACCTTTAGGTTATTCTAAAATAGAAGGAGATGCAGATGGAATTGCTTCTGTTATTGTTTTAAACTCTCAAGAAAAAACAACCGATGTTATTCCTGAAGTGTTAGAAGATTGTGTACATCAACTTAGAGAATATTTTGAAGGCAAACGCAAACACTTCAGTCTAAAATTAGCTCCCAAAGGAACCGAGTTTCAAAAAAAAGTTTGGAAACAGCTTGAACAAATTCCCTATGGCAAAACCCTTTCTTATTTAGAGTTATCGAAACAATTGGGTGATATAAAAGCAATTCGCGCCGTTGCAAATGCCAATGGAAAAAATCCGTTATGGATTATAGTACCCTGTCATCGTGTAATTGGTAGTGATGGCAGTTTAACAGGCTACGCCGGAGGTTTGCACCGTAAACAATGGTTATTAGAACACGAGAGCCCGTATAAACAGCAATCTCTTTTTTAA
- a CDS encoding DUF4442 domain-containing protein, with protein sequence MYRTLTKILKTFLTDAQIFKYAFNWSPMYRRTTGRIIEVSNNLLYVKIAIPLSIKNKNYVGSIFGGSLFSATDPIYMIQLMNTLGDNYIVWDKDATIKYKRPAKEHVYAEFSFLPEEINHIKSEVAKNGELNLTKTSNIINKENIVIAEVIKTIYVADKTFYKEKRKLKANKE encoded by the coding sequence ATGTACCGAACGCTTACTAAAATCTTAAAAACCTTTTTAACAGATGCCCAAATTTTCAAGTACGCGTTTAACTGGTCACCCATGTATAGACGTACAACAGGCAGAATAATAGAGGTTTCAAATAATTTATTATACGTTAAAATAGCCATTCCTTTAAGTATAAAAAATAAAAATTATGTAGGCTCAATATTTGGGGGAAGCCTTTTTTCTGCTACCGACCCTATCTATATGATTCAGCTTATGAATACTTTGGGCGATAACTATATTGTTTGGGATAAAGATGCTACCATAAAATATAAACGCCCTGCCAAAGAACATGTTTATGCAGAGTTTTCTTTTTTGCCAGAAGAGATAAATCATATTAAAAGCGAAGTCGCAAAAAACGGCGAACTAAATCTTACAAAAACATCCAACATAATAAACAAAGAAAATATTGTTATTGCAGAAGTTATAAAAACTATCTACGTAGCAGACAAAACCTTCTATAAAGAAAAGCGAAAACTAAAGGCAAATAAAGAATAA